A stretch of Mesorhizobium sp. M2A.F.Ca.ET.046.03.2.1 DNA encodes these proteins:
- a CDS encoding TadE/TadG family type IV pilus assembly protein, translating to MYRAGAHWGISAIVARASRFGRDRRGVAAIEFALIVPVLLIMYFITMEASQAIETSKKVSRIGSMVADLVTQQTAVVKANLDAIMKIGSTTLLPYNRSDPKIIITAIQMSDQASPTVKVVWSRKLVGSTYSADAKPGDTTTVPSTLKIRNTFLIRVESDLGYTPVIAWSATDEKAKSFGLLSTFSNINMSETYYLRPRRVPMIPCSDC from the coding sequence ATGTACCGTGCGGGGGCACATTGGGGGATTTCGGCTATCGTGGCGCGAGCCAGCCGGTTTGGCCGCGATCGGCGCGGCGTCGCGGCGATCGAGTTTGCGCTCATCGTGCCGGTGCTGCTCATCATGTATTTCATCACGATGGAAGCCTCCCAGGCCATTGAGACCAGCAAGAAAGTTAGCCGCATCGGCAGCATGGTGGCGGATCTCGTCACGCAGCAGACGGCGGTCGTGAAGGCGAACCTCGATGCCATCATGAAGATCGGCAGCACGACGCTTCTGCCCTACAACCGCTCGGATCCGAAGATCATCATCACCGCCATACAGATGTCGGACCAGGCATCGCCGACAGTGAAGGTAGTGTGGTCGCGCAAGCTGGTTGGCAGCACCTACAGCGCCGATGCCAAGCCCGGCGACACCACGACTGTCCCCTCGACGCTGAAAATCCGCAACACTTTCCTAATCCGTGTGGAAAGCGATCTCGGCTATACACCGGTCATCGCCTGGAGCGCGACCGATGAAAAAGCGAAATCGTTTGGATTGCTGTCGACCTTCAGCAACATAAACATGAGCGAGACTTATTATCTCAGGCCTCGCCGGGTTCCGATGATCCCTTGCAGCGACTGCTGA
- a CDS encoding pilus assembly protein N-terminal domain-containing protein, whose translation MRLSRSLFPVAALLAAAALVMPAKAGAGVEVTMNQAKIVKLSRAADTVVIGNPAIADASVQDASTIVLTGKGFGVTNLVVLDSDGSPIIDEQVTVVRQAASSVRIYRRAEVQTMSCTPYCESAYKTEAEKASETEMSAAH comes from the coding sequence ATGAGGTTGTCGAGATCGCTGTTTCCAGTCGCCGCGCTGCTGGCGGCTGCCGCCTTGGTGATGCCGGCCAAGGCCGGCGCGGGTGTCGAAGTGACCATGAACCAGGCAAAGATCGTCAAATTGTCCCGTGCGGCCGACACCGTCGTCATCGGCAACCCCGCCATCGCCGATGCCTCGGTGCAGGACGCCTCGACCATCGTTCTCACCGGCAAAGGTTTTGGCGTCACCAATTTGGTCGTGCTCGACTCGGACGGCAGCCCGATCATCGATGAACAGGTGACCGTCGTGCGACAGGCCGCTTCCTCGGTACGCATCTACAGGCGTGCCGAAGTCCAGACCATGTCTTGCACGCCCTATTGCGAGAGCGCCTACAAGACCGAGGCCGAGAAGGCTTCCGAAACCGAAATGAGCGCCGCGCACTAA
- a CDS encoding CpaD family pilus assembly protein: MSKSASKVMTVRTASGIARIGRQVVPALAVALAASLAGCANRDSITVGSIPDDYRTTHPIVIAEKNQKIDLPVGAGDRGMTGAQRDALLGFLDGYDKSAAPALTIAMPAGSANEVAAQAAGRDFARLAMKAGVKRDRIVMTSYQSAVPEASAPVRVAFVAVRAQTDKCGRWPDDLTETSDNKHYADFGCSYQNNLAAQVANPNDLIGPRKQSEIDAENRSAVIDVYRTRGISDEFLGNSEVTY; this comes from the coding sequence ATGTCCAAGTCAGCATCGAAGGTCATGACGGTCCGGACAGCATCCGGCATCGCAAGGATAGGCCGGCAGGTGGTCCCGGCACTGGCGGTCGCCCTTGCGGCGTCGCTCGCGGGTTGCGCCAATCGCGACAGCATCACGGTCGGGTCGATCCCGGACGACTATCGCACGACCCATCCGATCGTCATTGCCGAGAAGAATCAGAAGATCGATCTGCCGGTCGGCGCCGGCGATCGCGGCATGACCGGCGCGCAGCGCGATGCGCTGCTCGGCTTCCTCGACGGCTACGACAAGAGCGCTGCGCCGGCGCTGACGATCGCGATGCCGGCAGGCTCCGCCAACGAAGTTGCCGCGCAGGCGGCAGGCCGCGATTTTGCCAGGCTTGCCATGAAGGCGGGCGTCAAGCGCGATCGCATCGTCATGACTTCCTATCAGTCGGCTGTGCCGGAGGCGTCCGCGCCGGTGCGCGTCGCCTTCGTCGCGGTGCGGGCGCAGACCGATAAATGCGGGCGTTGGCCCGACGACCTGACCGAGACGTCGGACAACAAGCATTATGCCGACTTCGGCTGCTCCTATCAGAACAATCTCGCGGCCCAGGTGGCCAATCCCAACGATCTGATCGGGCCGCGCAAGCAGTCCGAAATCGATGCCGAAAATCGCAGCGCGGTGATCGATGTGTACCGGACGAGAGGCATCTCAGACGAGTTCCTGGGCAATTCGGAAGTGACGTACTGA
- a CDS encoding Flp family type IVb pilin → MSNLIARFVKDESGATAIEYGLIAALIALAIMVGATSLGTALNAKFDAIATAVSDAPSGN, encoded by the coding sequence ATGTCTAATCTCATTGCACGTTTCGTGAAAGACGAATCCGGCGCGACCGCCATCGAATACGGTCTGATCGCCGCTCTCATCGCGCTCGCCATCATGGTCGGCGCCACCTCGCTTGGCACCGCGCTGAATGCCAAGTTCGATGCGATCGCCACGGCTGTCAGCGACGCCCCGTCGGGCAACTGA
- the mutM gene encoding bifunctional DNA-formamidopyrimidine glycosylase/DNA-(apurinic or apyrimidinic site) lyase has translation MPELPEVETVRRGLQPVLEGARLVKVEARRPDLRFPFPERFSERLTGKTLTALGRRAKYLTMHVEDGPVLICHLGMSGSFRIESAGSSDLPGSFHQERSKIAAHDHVVFDVTSPNGVRSSIIFNDPRRFGFMLFAEGAPDTHPMLAGLGIEPTGNALDGPLLASLLKDRRSPLKAALLDQRLIAGLGNIYVSEALWRAGLSPLREAGTIAGSAKKAKGQSERLAEAIRSVIADAIAAGGSSLRDYVQADGSLGYFQHSFAVYDREGEPCQKPGCRGHVERIVQSGRSTFYCRTCQR, from the coding sequence ATGCCTGAACTGCCTGAAGTCGAAACCGTCCGGCGCGGACTGCAGCCGGTCCTGGAAGGGGCGCGGCTGGTCAAGGTCGAAGCGCGCAGGCCCGACCTTCGCTTTCCTTTTCCCGAGCGCTTTTCGGAGCGGCTGACAGGCAAGACCTTGACGGCGCTTGGCCGGCGCGCCAAATACCTGACGATGCATGTCGAAGATGGTCCGGTGCTGATCTGCCACCTCGGCATGTCGGGGTCGTTCCGGATCGAAAGCGCCGGGAGCAGCGACCTCCCCGGCTCCTTCCATCAGGAGCGCTCGAAGATCGCCGCGCACGACCATGTCGTGTTCGACGTCACCTCGCCGAACGGCGTGCGGTCCAGCATCATCTTCAACGACCCGCGCCGCTTCGGCTTCATGCTGTTTGCCGAAGGCGCGCCGGACACCCATCCGATGCTGGCGGGACTCGGCATCGAGCCAACCGGTAACGCGCTCGACGGCCCCCTGCTCGCCTCGCTGCTGAAGGATCGCAGATCGCCGCTCAAGGCGGCGCTGCTCGACCAGCGCCTGATCGCCGGGCTCGGCAATATATATGTCTCGGAAGCACTGTGGCGCGCCGGGCTCTCGCCGCTGCGCGAAGCCGGCACCATCGCCGGCTCGGCCAAGAAGGCGAAGGGACAAAGCGAACGCCTCGCCGAGGCGATCCGCTCGGTCATCGCCGATGCGATCGCCGCCGGCGGCTCGTCGCTGCGCGACTATGTCCAGGCCGACGGATCGCTCGGCTATTTCCAGCATTCCTTCGCGGTCTACGATCGCGAGGGGGAGCCGTGCCAGAAGCCGGGCTGCCGCGGCCATGTCGAACGCATCGTGCAGAGCGGCCGCTCGACCTTCTATTGCCGGACCTGTCAGCGGTAA
- the rpsT gene encoding 30S ribosomal protein S20 → MANTSSAKKATRKIARRAAVNKNRRSRVRTYVRKVEEALAAGDKAAAVEAFKAAEPELMRAATKGVVHKNTASRKVSRLAQRVKTLSA, encoded by the coding sequence ATGGCCAATACTTCCTCGGCCAAAAAGGCTACGCGCAAGATCGCCCGCCGCGCTGCGGTCAACAAGAACCGCCGCTCGCGCGTCCGCACCTATGTCCGCAAGGTCGAAGAGGCACTGGCCGCCGGCGACAAGGCCGCTGCGGTGGAAGCCTTCAAGGCTGCGGAACCGGAATTGATGCGCGCCGCCACCAAGGGCGTCGTCCACAAGAACACGGCTTCCCGCAAGGTTTCGCGACTGGCTCAGCGGGTCAAGACGCTGTCGGCCTGA
- a CDS encoding prepilin peptidase, which yields MLEAIIFVVFPFCMLFAAISDTLSMTIANRVPVLLVATFALVAPLTGMDWATYGWHFAAGALVLATTFGLFALGGMGGGDAKLLAASALWMGLNIDLIGYLVTSAFLGGLLTIAILAYRKSPLAAYTGHSRFLRHFADEKVGIPYGVALGAGGLITFPDSPLMVWALQRLTA from the coding sequence ATGCTCGAAGCCATAATCTTCGTCGTCTTCCCATTCTGCATGCTGTTCGCTGCGATCTCCGACACGTTGTCGATGACGATCGCCAACCGCGTTCCCGTGCTCTTGGTGGCCACATTCGCGCTTGTCGCGCCGCTCACCGGGATGGACTGGGCGACCTATGGCTGGCACTTCGCCGCCGGCGCCCTCGTGCTTGCCACGACATTCGGCCTCTTTGCGCTCGGCGGCATGGGCGGCGGCGACGCCAAGCTTCTGGCCGCGAGCGCTCTGTGGATGGGCCTCAACATCGATTTGATCGGCTATCTGGTGACGTCGGCTTTCCTTGGGGGCCTGCTGACCATCGCAATCCTCGCCTACCGTAAATCGCCGCTGGCCGCCTATACCGGCCACAGCCGGTTCCTGCGCCACTTCGCCGACGAGAAAGTGGGCATTCCCTATGGCGTTGCGCTTGGCGCCGGTGGACTGATCACGTTCCCGGATTCGCCACTGATGGTCTGGGCGCTGCAGAGGCTCACGGCATAG
- a CDS encoding phosphopentomutase: MARAFLFVLDSFGIGGAADAERYGDAGADTFGHIFKACAEGRADREGLRKGPLAVPNMMSLGLGLAAQTATGFRTGIYAPPIGSAFHGAAQEVSSGKDTPSGHWEIAGLPVRFDWGYFPDTVPAFPAELTDAIIREGKVPGILGNCHAPGTEIIERLGEEHIRTGRPICYTSVDSVLQIAAHETHFGLERLYELCLTVRRLVDRLKIGRVIARPFVGETPATFQRTHNRRDYAVPPPEPTLLDRLTERGSKVIAVGKIGDIFAHRGISQVRKAGGNMAMFDKALGAMDDAGDGDLVFANFVDFDTEFGHRRDVAGYAAALEAFDRRLPEALSRIRPGDLLILTADHGNDPTWRGTDHTRERVPVIGIGPGLKGGDIGLRPTFADIGETVADHLGLAAGRHGTSFLAAIGGHA, translated from the coding sequence ATGGCGCGCGCGTTCCTGTTCGTTCTCGATTCTTTCGGCATCGGCGGCGCGGCCGACGCCGAACGCTATGGCGATGCCGGCGCCGACACCTTCGGACATATCTTCAAGGCCTGCGCCGAAGGCCGCGCCGACCGGGAAGGTCTGCGCAAAGGACCGCTCGCCGTGCCCAACATGATGTCGCTCGGGCTTGGCCTGGCGGCGCAAACCGCGACGGGGTTCAGAACCGGCATCTATGCGCCGCCGATCGGCTCGGCCTTCCACGGCGCCGCCCAGGAGGTGTCAAGCGGCAAGGACACGCCGTCGGGCCATTGGGAGATCGCAGGACTGCCCGTGCGCTTCGACTGGGGCTATTTTCCCGACACGGTGCCTGCCTTCCCGGCCGAGCTGACCGACGCGATCATCCGCGAAGGCAAGGTGCCGGGTATCCTCGGCAATTGCCATGCGCCGGGAACCGAGATCATCGAGCGGCTCGGCGAAGAGCATATCCGCACCGGCAGACCGATCTGCTACACGTCGGTGGACTCCGTGTTGCAGATCGCCGCGCATGAAACGCATTTCGGCCTGGAGCGGCTTTATGAGCTTTGCCTCACGGTGCGCCGGCTCGTCGATCGCTTGAAGATCGGGCGCGTGATCGCGCGGCCTTTCGTGGGCGAGACGCCCGCCACGTTCCAGCGCACCCACAACCGCCGCGACTATGCGGTGCCGCCGCCTGAGCCGACCCTGCTCGACCGGCTGACGGAGCGCGGCAGCAAGGTCATCGCCGTCGGCAAGATCGGCGATATCTTCGCCCATCGCGGCATCTCGCAGGTGCGCAAGGCCGGCGGCAACATGGCGATGTTCGACAAGGCGCTCGGCGCCATGGACGATGCCGGCGACGGCGACCTGGTCTTTGCCAATTTCGTCGACTTCGACACCGAGTTCGGTCACCGGCGCGATGTCGCCGGCTACGCGGCCGCGCTCGAAGCCTTCGACCGCCGGCTGCCCGAGGCGCTGTCGCGCATCAGGCCGGGCGACCTTCTCATCCTCACAGCCGACCATGGCAACGACCCGACCTGGCGCGGCACTGACCATACGCGTGAGCGCGTTCCGGTGATCGGCATCGGGCCGGGGCTGAAGGGCGGCGACATCGGGCTGAGGCCAACCTTCGCCGATATCGGCGAAACCGTTGCGGATCACCTTGGCCTGGCAGCCGGACGCCATGGGACATCATTCCTTGCAGCGATAGGCGGCCATGCCTGA
- a CDS encoding enoyl-CoA hydratase, translating to MTYETILVETRGKVGLITLNRPKALNALNSQVLAEVVAAASAFDADPAIGAMVLTGSEKAFAAGADIKEMQAMSFADAYTQDFFVGWEEFTRTRKPIVAAVAGYALGGGCELAMMCDFILAGDNAKFGQPEITLGVMPGMGGSQRLTRFVGKSKAMDMCLTGRMMDAAEAERSGLVSRVVPVAELLDETLKAAAKIAEFSLPSVIMTKEAVNRAYETTLAEGLRFERRLFHSLFALDDQKEGMAAFVEKRKPNFTNR from the coding sequence ATGACCTATGAAACCATTCTCGTGGAAACACGCGGCAAGGTCGGGTTGATCACGCTGAACCGGCCCAAGGCGCTCAATGCACTGAATTCGCAGGTGCTTGCGGAGGTGGTCGCGGCGGCGAGCGCGTTCGATGCCGATCCCGCCATCGGCGCGATGGTGCTTACGGGCTCGGAAAAGGCGTTCGCCGCCGGCGCCGACATCAAGGAAATGCAGGCGATGTCCTTCGCCGACGCCTACACGCAGGATTTCTTCGTCGGCTGGGAGGAATTCACGCGCACGCGCAAACCCATCGTCGCGGCGGTCGCTGGCTATGCGCTCGGCGGCGGCTGCGAGCTGGCCATGATGTGCGACTTCATCCTCGCCGGCGACAACGCCAAATTCGGCCAGCCCGAGATCACGCTCGGCGTCATGCCGGGCATGGGCGGCTCACAGCGGCTGACCCGATTCGTCGGCAAGTCCAAGGCGATGGACATGTGCCTGACCGGGCGGATGATGGACGCGGCCGAGGCCGAGAGGAGCGGGCTGGTGTCGCGGGTGGTCCCGGTCGCCGAGCTGCTCGACGAAACGCTGAAGGCGGCGGCGAAGATCGCCGAGTTCTCGCTGCCGTCGGTGATAATGACCAAGGAAGCCGTCAACCGCGCTTACGAGACGACGTTGGCCGAGGGGCTGCGCTTCGAGCGCCGTCTTTTCCATTCGCTGTTTGCGCTCGACGACCAGAAAGAAGGCATGGCCGCCTTCGTCGAGAAGCGGAAGCCGAACTTCACCAACCGCTAA
- a CDS encoding TadE/TadG family type IV pilus assembly protein, producing MDSSARGKPRPGFFSDRRGSTAMEFAMLAIPFALLVFAILESCISFAGQEVMANVTDDVARQLRTGQLQRSNVTEASIKRLICSKLEIMVAKDCPGLLVDLREYPSFADAATAGYRINGNQIVLTQSGSDKTFTTSPGLAESINMLRVFYKWPVMTDLLAKQMQNFTDGTTLHFASVTWQNEPFDDN from the coding sequence ATGGACAGTTCGGCGCGCGGCAAACCCCGCCCCGGCTTCTTCAGCGACAGACGCGGCAGCACGGCAATGGAATTTGCGATGCTTGCCATCCCGTTCGCGCTTCTCGTCTTCGCTATCCTCGAGAGCTGCATCTCCTTTGCCGGCCAGGAGGTGATGGCCAACGTCACCGACGATGTCGCCCGCCAGTTGCGGACCGGGCAGTTGCAGAGGTCGAACGTCACCGAAGCCTCCATCAAGCGGCTGATCTGCAGCAAGCTGGAGATCATGGTGGCCAAGGACTGCCCGGGATTGCTGGTGGACCTGCGTGAATATCCGAGCTTCGCCGACGCAGCTACGGCGGGCTACAGAATAAATGGCAACCAAATCGTGCTGACGCAAAGCGGAAGCGACAAGACCTTCACGACATCGCCCGGGCTGGCCGAATCGATCAACATGCTGCGGGTGTTCTACAAATGGCCGGTGATGACTGATCTCCTGGCCAAACAGATGCAGAATTTCACTGATGGGACCACGCTGCATTTCGCGTCCGTAACCTGGCAGAACGAACCGTTCGACGACAACTGA
- a CDS encoding type II and III secretion system protein family protein, whose translation MTLNGKLLPFLATATIGLLLIGANASGLVEAKAASAGVSASVATQRVKLGLNKSVVIDLPSDAYDILVANPAVADAVTRTARRIYLFGKAVGETNIFVFGPNGEQIVSLDLAVERDVAGLEDYLKRFIPSSQIKVELLNDNVVLTGMVDTPLDAKRAVDLATIFVSGGEATTGQYSQTAAGGSVNGGVDINNPDQERRTSKIVNLLQIIGDDQVTLKVTVAEVSRSVMKQLGVNMLASGGSNGISWAALSDPYMGLGKPLSNAGLSISSSGLQSYINAMEQSGVMKTLAEPTLTAVSGEKATFKVGGEYNIVKSVSANVSTDNQTGLQNYSVDKIEYGIGLEFQPVVLSPGRISLKVRTSVSEPTTEGSVSASTDNQNIGMNALSLRKRLADTTVELPSGGSMMIAGLVRDDLRQAVTGLPGLTKIPVLGTLFRSRDFVRNESELVIIITPYLARPVTRNDLAKPDDNFNPPSDGAGMFLGRVNRVYGTMQTDRPAGRYHGVVGFIYK comes from the coding sequence ATGACGCTAAATGGCAAACTGCTGCCCTTCCTGGCGACCGCGACGATCGGTCTGCTGCTGATTGGCGCCAACGCCTCGGGACTGGTCGAAGCCAAAGCCGCGAGCGCCGGCGTATCGGCTTCCGTCGCCACGCAGCGCGTCAAGCTCGGCCTCAACAAATCCGTGGTCATCGACTTGCCGAGCGATGCCTATGACATCCTCGTCGCCAATCCGGCGGTTGCCGACGCGGTGACGCGCACGGCACGGCGCATCTACCTGTTCGGCAAGGCGGTCGGCGAAACCAACATCTTTGTCTTCGGCCCCAATGGCGAGCAGATCGTCAGCCTGGACCTTGCCGTCGAGCGCGATGTCGCCGGGCTGGAGGATTATCTGAAGCGCTTCATCCCGTCCTCGCAGATCAAGGTCGAGCTGCTGAACGACAACGTTGTCCTCACCGGCATGGTCGACACGCCGCTCGATGCCAAGCGCGCCGTCGATCTCGCGACCATCTTCGTGTCAGGCGGTGAAGCGACGACCGGCCAATATTCGCAGACCGCCGCCGGCGGCTCGGTCAATGGCGGCGTCGACATCAACAACCCCGACCAGGAGCGCCGGACCTCCAAGATCGTCAACCTGTTGCAGATCATCGGCGACGATCAGGTAACGCTCAAGGTGACGGTCGCCGAAGTCAGCCGCTCGGTGATGAAACAGCTCGGCGTCAATATGCTCGCCAGCGGCGGCAGCAACGGCATTTCCTGGGCGGCGCTCAGCGACCCTTACATGGGTCTTGGCAAACCGCTGTCGAACGCGGGCCTCTCTATCAGCTCGTCAGGGCTGCAGTCCTATATCAACGCAATGGAACAGTCGGGGGTCATGAAGACCCTGGCTGAGCCGACTTTGACCGCCGTGTCCGGGGAAAAGGCGACCTTCAAGGTCGGCGGCGAGTACAATATTGTGAAGAGCGTTTCCGCCAACGTGTCCACGGACAACCAGACCGGTCTGCAGAACTATTCGGTCGACAAGATCGAGTACGGTATCGGGCTGGAGTTCCAGCCGGTTGTTCTGTCGCCCGGTCGCATAAGCCTGAAGGTGAGGACGTCGGTTTCCGAACCGACGACCGAAGGATCCGTATCGGCATCCACAGACAACCAGAACATCGGCATGAACGCTTTGTCGCTGCGCAAGCGCCTGGCCGATACGACGGTCGAACTGCCTTCCGGCGGTTCGATGATGATCGCGGGCCTCGTGCGCGACGATCTCAGGCAGGCTGTCACCGGATTGCCCGGCCTGACCAAGATCCCCGTGCTCGGGACGCTCTTCCGCAGCCGCGACTTCGTCCGCAACGAAAGCGAGCTCGTCATCATCATCACGCCCTATCTGGCGCGGCCGGTGACGCGCAACGACCTGGCCAAGCCGGATGACAATTTCAACCCGCCGAGCGACGGCGCCGGCATGTTCCTCGGCCGCGTCAATCGCGTCTACGGCACCATGCAGACGGACAGGCCAGCCGGGCGGTACCACGGCGTCGTCGGCTTCATCTACAAATGA
- a CDS encoding PhnD/SsuA/transferrin family substrate-binding protein yields MARRGKIAARQAVKMCAAALLASGAAAWPAHADWRDDIGTFRIGIVATPGGGNTVPGLARLTEAYANALGMKVEFVVARDYGALIEAQASGRVQYAVYSALAYATASERCGCVEPLVAPVDADGAVGIRSVLVTRDGRLQDLAAMASHRIAIAPADNVGGALLPLAALSAAGVKIARDSPFLARAASATAAETMLSVGDADGLFGWEPADADGQAAHSGGTVERLEAAGIPGASLRVLWTSDLLRYGPHAVRSDLDPETKRRLTVFLTNLKSQTPDVYDLLERAHTGGFVPATSKDYAMAMGIVRQALDGR; encoded by the coding sequence ATGGCGAGGCGCGGCAAGATCGCGGCAAGGCAGGCCGTGAAAATGTGCGCGGCCGCTCTCTTGGCGTCCGGCGCCGCCGCATGGCCGGCACACGCCGACTGGCGTGACGACATCGGCACGTTCCGTATCGGCATCGTTGCCACGCCGGGCGGCGGCAACACCGTCCCCGGGCTTGCGCGTCTGACGGAAGCCTATGCCAACGCGCTCGGCATGAAGGTCGAGTTCGTCGTTGCGCGTGACTATGGGGCGCTGATCGAGGCGCAGGCGAGCGGGCGCGTGCAATACGCGGTCTATTCGGCGCTTGCCTATGCCACGGCCTCGGAGCGCTGCGGCTGTGTCGAGCCACTGGTGGCGCCGGTCGACGCCGACGGCGCCGTCGGCATCCGCTCCGTCCTGGTGACGCGCGACGGCAGGCTTCAGGATCTTGCCGCCATGGCTTCGCATCGGATCGCGATTGCGCCGGCCGATAATGTCGGCGGCGCGCTGCTGCCGCTGGCGGCCCTTTCCGCCGCAGGGGTGAAGATTGCGCGGGATTCGCCGTTCCTGGCACGCGCGGCGTCGGCCACGGCGGCCGAGACGATGTTGAGCGTCGGCGATGCGGATGGCTTGTTCGGCTGGGAGCCGGCCGATGCCGACGGCCAAGCCGCCCATTCCGGCGGCACGGTCGAGCGGCTGGAGGCTGCCGGCATCCCTGGGGCGTCGCTTAGGGTGTTATGGACCTCCGACCTGTTGCGCTACGGGCCGCATGCGGTGCGCAGCGATCTCGATCCAGAGACGAAACGACGGCTGACCGTCTTCCTGACCAATCTCAAATCACAGACGCCCGATGTGTACGACCTCCTGGAGAGGGCGCATACCGGCGGCTTCGTGCCGGCGACGTCCAAGGATTACGCCATGGCGATGGGCATTGTGCGGCAGGCATTGGATGGCCGCTAA
- the cpaB gene encoding Flp pilus assembly protein CpaB has product MPASRLIILGVAAVAAGSAGYVAKNMVVAPPAQVVVNAPAQPAVALQDVLVLSGDVAMGSQLGNNVSWEKWPSDGVNANFITRAAEPDAAEKLKGSVARVAMYTGEPLRRSKLVGEGQSFMSSILPSGMRAVATAISADTSAGGFILPNDFVDVIMTRRADTGNGGSGFNTETILKNIRVLAIDQTIQEDEEGKKTRVGQTATLELTPQQAEIITVAQQMADRLTLALRPITDIHEKSTDEADYLVNGNGRRGTVRLIKSGEVSEVGARK; this is encoded by the coding sequence ATGCCAGCATCCCGATTGATTATTCTGGGCGTGGCTGCGGTCGCGGCGGGTAGCGCGGGCTATGTCGCCAAGAACATGGTGGTGGCGCCGCCGGCGCAGGTCGTTGTCAATGCGCCCGCGCAGCCGGCGGTCGCGTTGCAGGACGTGCTGGTGCTTTCCGGCGACGTGGCGATGGGCAGCCAACTCGGCAACAACGTCAGCTGGGAAAAATGGCCGTCCGACGGTGTCAATGCCAATTTCATCACGCGCGCCGCCGAACCTGACGCGGCCGAAAAGCTCAAGGGCTCGGTAGCGCGCGTCGCCATGTATACGGGCGAGCCGCTGCGCCGCTCCAAGCTGGTCGGCGAGGGGCAGAGCTTCATGTCGTCGATCCTGCCTTCAGGGATGCGCGCTGTCGCCACCGCGATATCGGCCGACACTTCCGCAGGCGGCTTCATCCTGCCCAACGACTTCGTCGACGTTATCATGACCCGCCGCGCCGACACCGGCAACGGCGGCAGCGGCTTCAACACCGAGACCATCCTCAAGAACATCCGGGTGCTGGCCATCGACCAGACCATCCAGGAAGACGAGGAAGGCAAGAAGACCAGGGTCGGCCAGACCGCGACGCTGGAGCTGACGCCGCAACAGGCCGAGATCATCACCGTCGCGCAGCAGATGGCGGACCGCCTGACGCTCGCGCTGCGCCCGATCACCGACATCCACGAAAAGAGTACGGACGAAGCCGACTATCTGGTCAACGGCAACGGCCGGCGCGGAACGGTGCGTCTGATCAAGTCGGGCGAGGTTTCCGAGGTGGGAGCAAGGAAATGA